In Cydia amplana chromosome 25, ilCydAmpl1.1, whole genome shotgun sequence, one genomic interval encodes:
- the LOC134659725 gene encoding histone H1C-like, with protein MADTAVAADAPAPATPAKKPKASASAGAKKPKAKPTHPKTSEMVNSAIKELKERSGSSLQAIKKYIAAQYKVDAEKLAPFIRKYLKSAVESGALIQTKGKGASGSFKLESKSSSAGKKPAAAKKSSAKSSAAAKKPAAAKPAKAKKAAASPAKPKAATKDKKAAAAKKKPAAKKPSTPAKGKSAAAPKAKKTAKPPTKKPKAPKPKKAAAAPKAKPAAKKAASKK; from the coding sequence atggccGATACCGCAGTTGCTGCCGACGCTCCCGCCCCGGCGACGCCCGCGAAGAAGCCCAAGGCGTCCGCATCCGCAGGCGCTAAGAAGCCTAAGGCGAAGCCCACCCACCCTAAGACGTCCGAGATGGTTAACAGCGCCATCAAGGAGTTGAAGGAGAGGAGCGGTTCGTCCCTGCAGGCTATCAAGAAGTACATCGCCGCCCAGTACAAGGTCGACGCCGAGAAACTGGCCCCTTTCATCAGAAAATATCTGAAGAGCGCAGTCGAATCCGGCGCACTCATTCAGACCAAAGGCAAGGGCGCGTCCGGCTCGTTCAAACTGGAGTCGAAGTCATCATCGGCCGGCAAGAAGCCCGCCGCGGCCAAGAAATCTAGCGCTAAATCTTCAGCAGCCGCCAAGAAGCCCGCCGCAGCTAAGCCCGCTAAGGCGAAGAAGGCCGCCGCTTCCCCGGCCAAGCCTAAGGCCGCCACGAAGGACAAGAAGGCAGCCGCCGCCAAGAAGAAGCCCGCCGCTAAGAAACCCTCCACCCCCGCCAAGGGCAAGAGCGCCGCCGCGCCTAAGGCCAAGAAGACCGCGAAGCCGCCGACCAAGAAGCCTAAAGCTCCGAAGCCCAAGAAGGCAGCGGCCGCACCCAAAGCGAAGCCCGCCGCCAAGAAGGCTGCCTCGAAGAAGTAA
- the LOC134659728 gene encoding histone H3, producing the protein MARTKQTARKSTGGKAPRKQLATKAARKSAPATGGVKKPHRYRPGTVALREIRRYQKSTELLIRKLPFQRLVREIAQDFKTDLRFQSSAVMALQEASEAYLVGLFEDTNLCAIHAKRVTIMPKDIQLARRIRGERA; encoded by the coding sequence ATGGCCCGTACCAAGCAGACCGCTCGTAAATCCACCGGTGGTAAAGCGCCCCGTAAACAGCTCGCCACCAAGGCGGCCCGCAAGAGCGCGCCAGCCACCGGGGGCGTCAAGAAGCCCCATCGTTACAGGCCCGGCACCGTCGCCCTCCGTGAGATCCGTCGCTACCAGAAGAGCACTGAGCTTCTGATCCGCAAGCTGCCCTTCCAGCGTCTGGTGCGTGAGATCGCTCAGGACTTCAAGACCGACCTGCGGTTCCAGAGCTCCGCCGTCATGGCTCTCCAGGAGGCCAGCGAGGCTTACCTCGTCGGCCTCTTCGAGGACACCAACCTTTGCGCCATCCACGCCAAGCGTGTGACCATCATGCCCAAGGACATCCAGCTGGCTCGCAGGATCCGCGGTGAACGTGCCTAA
- the LOC134659638 gene encoding histone H2B produces the protein MPPKTSGKAAKKSGKAQKNISKSDSKKKKKHKRKESYAIYIYKVLKQVHPDTGISSKAMSIMNSFVNDIFERIAAEASRLAHYNKRSTITSREVQTSVRLLLPGELAKHAVSEGTKAVTKYTSSK, from the coding sequence ATGCCACCCAAGACTAGCGGTAAGGCCGCCAAGAAATCCGGCAAGGCCCAGAAGAACATCTCCAAGTCTGACtcgaagaaaaagaagaagcaTAAGCGCAAGGAGAGCTACGCCATCTACATCTACAAGGTGCTCAAGCAGGTCCACCCCGACACCGGTATCTCCAGCAAGGCCATGTCGATCATGAACTCGTTCGTGAACGACATCTTCGAGCGCATCGCCGCCGAGGCCTCCCGTCTCGCTCACTACAACAAGAGGTCCACCATCACCAGCAGGGAGGTGCAGACCTCCGTGAGGCTCTTGCTGCCCGGTGAGCTCGCCAAGCACGCCGTCAGTGAAGGCACAAAGGCCGTCACCAAGTACACCAGCTCCAAGTAA